The segment AGCCGGTCCAGCCCGAGGCGGCCGACAGCGAGACCCTGCCTCCCGGCCTGCTCAGCGACGAGCAGCTCAACCAGCTCGATGCGCTCACCGGCACGAAGTTCGACCTCGCCTTCGCCGACTCGCTCACCGCCCTGCACCAGGGCGCGGTCAGGCTCGCCGAGGCCGAGCTGGCCGAGGGCTCGCTGGGCGAGGTGCGCCAGCTGGCCGAGCAGGTCAAGTCGGGTCGCCAGGCCGAGATCGGCCAGCTCGCGCGCTGGAAGCAGGCCTGGTCGCAGGGCTCTTAGCCCGGCCAAGGCCTGGCCCGCCGCTCGCGCCCCGTCGCGCCGCGGCGCGAGCCTCCCTCCCTCCCTACGTCTTCTTCGGCTCCGTCATCTTTCGGGGTCTTGCGCCTTTCGTTTGATTCAGTACTCTTAAACAGCTTGTCCGGCTAACCTGCGTCGGTGCCACCGGCGGCGAAGGGGGGGATGCGACCCGAATCCGTGCGCCCCGGCGAGGCCGTCTGCCACAGCGGCCCCGCCGGGGCACCTGCCCGGCCGTCGGCGTCGGGTTGGCCGGAGCCGCCCAGCGGTCAGAGCTGGGTTGC is part of the Actinomycetes bacterium genome and harbors:
- a CDS encoding DUF305 domain-containing protein — translated: MRRLVLVCCVLLAACTGSGKADRPASGSLNDADVAFAQRLLAQDDQATEVVELVEGHTTRPELRQLAKDVTVSRGDEIVKLQEWLQRWGKPVQPEAADSETLPPGLLSDEQLNQLDALTGTKFDLAFADSLTALHQGAVRLAEAELAEGSLGEVRQLAEQVKSGRQAEIGQLARWKQAWSQGS